The proteins below come from a single Demetria terragena DSM 11295 genomic window:
- a CDS encoding glycosyltransferase family 4 protein, which yields MHRPSVPGHGPHGELFSGGEKRAAKVTGELAIRKGRGDAVRIALSSYRSKPHSGGQGIYVRNLSRELHRLGHDVEVFSGPPYPELDAGVRLTRLPSLDLYRDEDPFRRPAMREFRSDLDMLEYLTMCASGFAEPRTFSWRLSRHLRPRLDEFDILHDNQTLGPGLLDIARRGLPTVTTIHHPITQDRRLELAHARGFARITKRRWYGFVGMQRRVAQSSRNLITVSEQSARDIVTDFAVPRERLAVVPVGVDVDVFTPTPRAERVPGRIVTIASADVPLKGLSVLIDALTWLDPSMWSELVVVGTPSERTNKALADAGLLDRVRFEQGLSTKDLAGLLGSAHVCAVPSRYEGFSLPTVEAMACGTPLVASRVGALPELVGEDAGILVEPGNAEALARGVRDLLVDPTRAAALGAVGRERATSTYSWRAVAEATAEIYTRVLADERPGPPRRPLDDHDRL from the coding sequence ATGCACAGGCCCAGTGTTCCGGGCCACGGGCCACATGGCGAGTTGTTCTCAGGGGGTGAAAAGCGTGCCGCTAAGGTTACTGGCGAGTTGGCCATCCGCAAGGGGAGAGGAGATGCAGTGCGCATCGCGCTGTCGTCGTACCGATCCAAGCCCCACTCCGGCGGTCAAGGCATCTACGTGCGCAATCTGTCGCGAGAACTCCACCGTCTTGGGCACGACGTCGAAGTGTTCTCCGGTCCGCCCTATCCAGAACTCGATGCTGGGGTACGCCTCACGCGACTGCCGAGCCTGGACCTCTATCGCGATGAGGACCCGTTCCGGCGTCCCGCGATGCGCGAGTTTCGCAGCGACCTGGACATGCTGGAGTACCTCACGATGTGCGCCAGTGGGTTCGCTGAGCCGCGAACATTTTCCTGGCGCCTGAGCCGACATCTGCGCCCTCGGCTGGACGAGTTCGACATCCTGCACGACAACCAAACGCTCGGCCCCGGGCTGCTGGACATCGCGCGCCGGGGGCTGCCGACGGTCACCACGATTCATCACCCAATCACGCAGGATCGGCGTCTGGAACTTGCCCATGCGCGCGGATTTGCGCGCATCACCAAACGCCGCTGGTATGGCTTCGTCGGCATGCAGCGTCGCGTGGCACAAAGCTCCAGGAACCTCATCACCGTCTCGGAGCAGTCGGCACGCGACATCGTCACGGACTTCGCAGTTCCCCGTGAGCGCCTCGCGGTGGTCCCCGTAGGAGTCGACGTGGACGTTTTTACGCCGACGCCGCGCGCGGAGCGTGTCCCTGGCCGCATCGTCACCATCGCCTCGGCAGACGTGCCGCTGAAAGGGCTGAGCGTTCTGATCGACGCTTTGACGTGGCTGGACCCGTCGATGTGGTCCGAACTCGTGGTCGTCGGCACGCCGTCGGAGCGTACGAACAAGGCACTCGCCGACGCCGGATTGCTCGACCGGGTGCGTTTCGAGCAGGGGCTCTCGACCAAGGATCTGGCCGGGCTCCTTGGTTCCGCGCACGTCTGTGCGGTGCCCTCGCGTTATGAAGGCTTTTCGCTGCCAACGGTCGAGGCGATGGCCTGTGGAACACCCCTGGTCGCCAGCCGCGTGGGTGCCCTGCCTGAACTGGTGGGTGAGGACGCGGGCATCCTCGTCGAGCCCGGAAACGCCGAAGCCCTCGCGCGCGGTGTGCGTGATCTGCTGGTGGACCCGACCCGCGCCGCGGCGCTTGGTGCTGTCGGGCGTGAGCGTGCGACCTCTACCTATTCATGGCGTGCGGTGGCCGAGGCGACTGCCGAGATCTATACCCGCGTACTCGCCGACGAACGACCGGGACCCCCTAGGAGGCCGCTCGATGATCACGATCGACTTTGA
- a CDS encoding class I SAM-dependent methyltransferase, with protein MITIDFDRFPVMPGISVLDVGCGQGRHSFEALRRGAAVTAFDSSESDLADVKTMFGAMELEGEVAIGGQGQVRHGDARAMEFPDATFDRVIAAEVLEHIHEDVDAMREIARVTKPGGLVAVSVPRWWPEKVCWSLSDEYHEVEGGHVRIYRQSQLTERLKSVGLDILGSQHKHALHSPYWWLKCAVGTDAENAATKAYHRMLVWDLMKAPKLTRWSEAALNPLLGKSVVIYARKPGNGS; from the coding sequence ATGATCACGATCGACTTTGACCGATTCCCCGTGATGCCGGGGATCTCGGTGCTGGACGTCGGCTGTGGGCAAGGCCGCCACAGCTTTGAGGCGTTGCGCCGGGGTGCCGCGGTGACGGCGTTCGATAGTTCAGAGAGCGACCTGGCCGACGTGAAAACCATGTTCGGTGCAATGGAGCTGGAAGGCGAGGTCGCGATCGGCGGACAGGGCCAGGTACGCCACGGCGACGCCCGCGCGATGGAGTTTCCTGACGCGACCTTCGATCGAGTCATCGCGGCCGAGGTGCTGGAGCACATCCACGAAGATGTGGACGCGATGAGGGAGATCGCGCGGGTGACCAAACCCGGTGGCCTCGTGGCTGTTTCGGTCCCGCGGTGGTGGCCCGAAAAGGTGTGTTGGTCGCTGTCTGACGAATACCACGAGGTTGAGGGCGGGCACGTACGTATCTATCGCCAGAGCCAACTCACCGAACGACTGAAGTCTGTCGGGTTGGACATCCTTGGATCCCAGCACAAGCACGCGCTGCACTCGCCGTACTGGTGGCTTAAGTGCGCGGTGGGCACGGATGCCGAGAACGCCGCGACGAAGGCGTATCACCGGATGCTGGTCTGGGATCTCATGAAGGCACCCAAACTCACGCGCTGGTCAGAGGCTGCGCTCAACCCGCTCCTCGGTAAGAGTGTCGTCATCTACGCCCGCAAGCCGGGGAACGGCTCGTAG
- a CDS encoding prenyltransferase, which produces MLRRTGGFILGQQEESGAVPWFTGGQLDPWDHVEAAMGLASLGHHDAALAAYRWSARTQSADGSWPMLVRGGQVEDAASDTNQCAYIATGVWHFFMVTRRVQVMREMWPTVDRAIEFVVDQQQPGGEIIWAVSSDRRPDTFALRTGSASILHALECALEIGRVLGYARPSWQDAADRLRVALVTRPENFAERARFSMDWYYPVLAGALRESAGVAALQRDWERFVLPGRGARCVDDRPWVTVAESSELVLALDAVGRTDEAWAILRDIQYMRDPDTGGYWTGHVVDDDAFWPVEQTTWTAAAVVLAYDALTNSTGGAGIFRDLSQVQETADVAT; this is translated from the coding sequence ATGCTCAGGCGCACAGGGGGTTTCATCCTTGGTCAGCAGGAAGAGTCAGGGGCGGTTCCTTGGTTCACCGGGGGGCAGCTCGATCCGTGGGATCACGTCGAAGCGGCCATGGGATTGGCAAGCCTGGGACACCACGACGCGGCACTTGCGGCATACCGCTGGTCGGCTCGCACGCAGTCCGCGGACGGCTCATGGCCAATGCTGGTCCGCGGCGGGCAGGTCGAGGACGCTGCGTCCGACACCAACCAGTGCGCCTACATTGCGACCGGTGTGTGGCACTTCTTCATGGTCACCAGACGAGTTCAGGTGATGCGCGAGATGTGGCCAACGGTCGACCGTGCGATCGAGTTCGTGGTGGACCAACAACAGCCTGGGGGAGAGATCATCTGGGCGGTGTCGAGTGATCGGCGACCAGACACCTTCGCGCTGCGTACGGGCAGCGCCAGCATCCTGCACGCGCTGGAGTGTGCCCTGGAGATCGGTCGGGTTCTGGGATACGCGCGGCCGTCTTGGCAGGACGCTGCGGATCGCCTTCGTGTCGCTCTCGTCACCAGACCGGAGAACTTCGCGGAGCGCGCGCGCTTTTCCATGGATTGGTACTACCCGGTGCTCGCGGGTGCACTGCGGGAGAGTGCTGGTGTCGCTGCGCTGCAACGAGATTGGGAGCGGTTCGTGCTGCCCGGGCGTGGCGCCCGGTGTGTCGATGACCGTCCGTGGGTGACGGTCGCCGAGAGCTCTGAGTTGGTGCTGGCACTTGACGCGGTCGGACGCACTGATGAGGCGTGGGCAATTCTCCGGGACATTCAGTACATGCGCGATCCCGACACCGGGGGCTACTGGACAGGCCACGTCGTGGACGACGACGCGTTCTGGCCCGTTGAGCAGACGACCTGGACCGCGGCAGCGGTCGTTCTTGCCTACGACGCGCTCACCAATTCGACTGGCGGAGCCGGGATCTTTCGTGATCTGAGCCAGGTTCAGGAGACCGCAGATGTTGCCACCTGA
- a CDS encoding class I SAM-dependent methyltransferase encodes MLPPDVAEIVSGIKGFMPPDEGAALYDAAGRASAGTWLEIGTYCGKSTVLLAAAARQVGAQVVTVDHHHGSEENQPGWEWHDTSMVDARTSQLDTLPTFRQTYDDHLAGVVSAVVGTTAQVGTWWCTPLDLLFLDGNHTEETAQHDFAAFAPHVVVGGTLLVHDVFPDPADGGQAPWHVVQRAEREGFTTVEVFGSLRVLRRLSANEQPGRRPS; translated from the coding sequence ATGTTGCCACCTGACGTCGCCGAGATCGTCTCCGGCATTAAGGGTTTCATGCCGCCGGACGAGGGCGCGGCGTTGTATGACGCGGCCGGTCGCGCCAGCGCTGGCACCTGGCTGGAGATTGGGACCTACTGCGGCAAATCCACGGTGCTTTTGGCGGCGGCTGCCCGCCAGGTAGGCGCCCAGGTTGTGACCGTCGATCACCACCACGGGTCAGAAGAGAACCAGCCGGGGTGGGAGTGGCATGACACCTCGATGGTGGACGCGAGAACCAGCCAACTCGATACGTTGCCGACTTTTCGGCAGACCTACGACGACCACTTGGCTGGCGTCGTCAGTGCGGTGGTCGGGACGACGGCACAGGTCGGAACCTGGTGGTGTACCCCGCTCGACCTGCTCTTTCTCGACGGCAACCACACCGAAGAGACCGCTCAGCACGACTTCGCGGCATTCGCGCCGCACGTGGTGGTCGGCGGAACGCTGCTGGTGCACGACGTCTTCCCTGACCCGGCCGACGGCGGACAAGCACCGTGGCATGTCGTGCAACGGGCCGAAAGAGAGGGCTTCACCACCGTCGAGGTGTTCGGATCTCTCCGGGTTTTGCGACGCCTCAGCGCGAATGAACAACCCGGCCGGCGACCATCGTAA
- a CDS encoding amidohydrolase, producing the protein MTDYPAPTVARSCLLRNVRLVPLTTPAPDEPQDVLIRDGWIVEVGSGLAADGGEIHDGGGRWLLPGLWDHHVHLGQWAMGKTRVDVSAAQSAQEAAAMVGDYVRARGDSDPWHVVQGFGQRPALWDRQPTTADLDAAVGDAAVVLVSGDAHHGWLSTSAFHVLGEPPREGVLVEEDWWPAFARLALLPGAEALLVTGYHQVMAEAAAMGVVGVGDMEMGEGYREWPGRVAAGLDTLRLRTSVYRQALAGVLEAGHRTGDPLDGSGLITMGPLKVISDGSLNTRTAYCCKPFLDASDFDEPMGIQNVTPEELEWLLRQATDAGLEAAIHAIGDRALTDVLDVFASTGAKGSIEHAQLVSRADVPRLAALGLRASVQPAHLWDDRDVMDQCWGDRADRCFPLATMRRAGVQLVLGSDAPVAPLDPWLAIAAAVHRSADDRPAWQPQEALTVREALQDSTDGRGTVVTGMPADLILLDTNPLDFEGDSAQVAEAVRTTRPVLTMVAGRVVHSR; encoded by the coding sequence GTGACCGACTATCCCGCACCCACCGTGGCTCGATCTTGTCTGTTGCGGAATGTCCGGCTTGTCCCGCTCACCACGCCCGCACCGGACGAACCTCAAGATGTCCTCATCCGCGACGGTTGGATCGTCGAAGTGGGGTCGGGGCTGGCTGCTGACGGTGGCGAGATTCACGACGGTGGGGGCCGTTGGCTGCTGCCTGGGCTGTGGGATCACCACGTCCACCTAGGCCAATGGGCGATGGGCAAAACTCGCGTGGATGTCTCTGCCGCTCAGTCAGCGCAGGAGGCAGCTGCGATGGTGGGCGACTACGTCCGCGCGCGTGGCGACAGCGATCCGTGGCACGTGGTCCAGGGCTTCGGTCAGCGCCCCGCGCTGTGGGACCGGCAACCGACGACTGCTGACCTTGATGCCGCCGTGGGTGACGCGGCCGTCGTCCTGGTCAGTGGCGATGCTCACCACGGCTGGTTGTCGACCTCGGCGTTTCACGTGCTGGGCGAGCCTCCGCGAGAGGGTGTTCTCGTTGAGGAAGATTGGTGGCCCGCCTTTGCTCGCTTAGCGCTCCTTCCCGGGGCGGAGGCCCTGCTCGTCACCGGCTATCACCAGGTCATGGCCGAAGCCGCCGCGATGGGCGTGGTCGGTGTCGGCGACATGGAAATGGGCGAGGGTTATCGGGAATGGCCGGGCCGTGTTGCCGCCGGACTCGACACCCTCAGACTGCGCACGTCCGTCTACCGCCAGGCACTAGCGGGCGTCCTGGAAGCCGGTCACCGCACAGGCGACCCCCTTGATGGGTCTGGGCTCATCACGATGGGGCCACTCAAGGTGATCTCCGATGGATCGCTCAACACGCGAACTGCTTACTGTTGCAAGCCGTTTCTCGATGCCAGTGACTTCGACGAACCCATGGGCATTCAGAACGTCACGCCAGAAGAACTGGAGTGGCTGCTGCGCCAGGCGACGGACGCGGGCCTGGAGGCCGCCATCCACGCTATCGGCGATCGGGCCCTCACTGATGTCCTCGACGTCTTCGCGTCAACCGGCGCCAAAGGCTCTATCGAGCACGCCCAACTGGTGTCACGAGCGGATGTTCCCCGCCTTGCCGCGTTGGGCCTTCGCGCGAGTGTGCAGCCCGCGCACCTCTGGGATGACCGCGACGTCATGGACCAGTGCTGGGGTGACCGCGCCGATCGATGTTTCCCCCTCGCGACCATGCGCCGGGCAGGCGTACAACTTGTCCTCGGTTCGGACGCGCCGGTCGCCCCGCTCGACCCCTGGCTGGCCATAGCCGCCGCGGTGCACCGGTCGGCCGATGACCGCCCAGCATGGCAACCACAGGAGGCGCTGACCGTGCGAGAGGCTCTTCAGGACTCGACGGATGGCCGCGGAACAGTGGTCACCGGAATGCCTGCAGACCTCATCCTTCTCGACACGAATCCCCTTGATTTTGAAGGAGACTCCGCCCAGGTTGCCGAAGCGGTACGCACCACGCGCCCCGTCCTTACGATGGTCGCCGGCCGGGTTGTTCATTCGCGCTGA